One window of the Daphnia pulex isolate KAP4 chromosome 8, ASM2113471v1 genome contains the following:
- the LOC124201114 gene encoding uncharacterized protein LOC124201114: MGFVTVVIQLPLFLVFLVINCQNTTGVEQQYEHPLDTALFLTKFDTQCISYHYVPCRKNMETSTVIYQDEEMDDPNLSESDDTIKYDLQCISYKVIPCREGSQKVMHKVVEKQQERPRQTRAIHSKRLIKSEKDKNYELSVQATESYLVILASRLTECEISQLISIEKLKMCNEKEQLLTQQLNKTENEKFEYTKSNNKNIDLENKIKSLSEENKSLEETLNANKAIENLQQLAYAIQQEKETAKNKQDNCESQNNELTAQVGLIKKDLIESVSSFKIKIGEQEEEIILLKDIIANLQQLEHTIQLEKESLQIKRVVCENENKDLSAQIGLIEKDLNESKSSSKIKIDKLEQQIISLNKKIEQLALANQKEKEINQ; the protein is encoded by the coding sequence atgggtTTCGTCACTGTTGTGATTCAACTGCCATTATTCCTCGTATTCCTCGTAATAAACTGTCAAAATACGACCGGAGTTGAGCAGCAGTATGAGCATCCATTGGACACAGCATTATTCTTGACCAAATTCGATACGCAATGTATAAGTTACCACTACGTTCCATGCCGTAAGAATATGGAAACCTCGACTGTTATTTACCAAGATGAAGAAATGGATGATCCGAATTTATCCGAATCGGACGACACCATCAAGTATGATTTGCAATGCATTTCCTATAAAGTCATTCCGTGCAGAGAGGGTTCGCAAAAAGTGATGCACAAAGTCGTGGAAAAACAGCAGGAACGACCCCGTCAAACAAGAGCAATTCACAGCAAACGTTTAATTAAGAGtgaaaaggacaaaaattacGAACTGTCTGTCCAGGCAACAGAATCCTACCTAGTCATCCTAGCCAGTAGATTAACGGAATGTGAAATTTCTCAGctgatttcaattgaaaaacttaaaatgtGCAATGAGAAAGAACAACTTTTAACCCAACAGTTGAACAAGACTGAAAACGAGAAGTTTGAGTAcacaaaaagtaataataaaaatattgacttagaaaataaaataaaatcattaagcGAAGAGAATAAATCCTTAGAAGAAACGCTTAACGCAAATAAAGCGATAGAAAATTTACAACAATTGGCATACgcaattcaacaagaaaaagagacggcaaaaaataaacaagacaaTTGTGAATCACAAAATAACGAATTGACGGCCCAAGTAGGCCTAATCAAAAAAGACTTAATTGAAAGCGTAagttcatttaaaataaagataggtgaacaagaagaagaaataatattattaaaagATATTATAGCAAACTTACAACAATTGGAACACACAATTCAACTAGAAAAAGAATCGTTACAAATTAAACGAGTTGtgtgtgaaaatgaaaataaggatTTGTCGGCGCAAATAGGCCTAATCGAAAAAGACTTAAATGAAAGCAAAAGTTcatcaaaaataaagataGACAAATTAGAACAACAGATaatatcattaaataaaaagatcgaACAATTGGCACTcgcaaatcaaaaagaaaaagaaatcaatcaataa
- the LOC124200589 gene encoding cryptochrome-1-like, whose translation MFVHVAMSVGDPPKPVADPEWKGVKFLTLEPFESNRFTLFGGVPTLSQIGVPENPVGCRGRRIFGGETNALKHFAIRLQAEETAFRSGFYQPNQARPDLLGPPLSLSAAISVRAISVRLFYWKIHEIFDKVNRGNPPAWLGITGQIIWRDYFYAMSRMNPKFDKKLENPICLQIPWVENKEFFEKWSNRTEYPFIDAGMRQLNEEDLWLSWDIGAEYMANQLVDSDWSVNSGNWMWVSSSAFERLLGCSVCINSVLYGKRLEPSGDYIRRYVPELANFEFECIHEPWKAPIDIQRTANCIIG comes from the exons ATGTTTGTG catGTTGCAATGTCAGTTGGAGATCCACCTAAACCAGTAGCTGATCCTGAATGGAAAGGTGTCAAATTTCTCACCCTAGAACCATTTGAATCCAACAGGTTTACT CTGTTTGGCGGAGTACCCACTCTAAGTCAAATTGGGGTACCAGAAAATCCGGTCGGTTGTCGTGGACGAAGAATTTTTGGTGGAGAAACTAACGCACTAAAACACTTCGCCATCAGATTGCAAGCCGAAGAAACCGCTTTCCGGAGTGGCTTCTATCAGCCAAACCAAGCTCGACCTGATTTGCTTGGTCCACCATTATCGTTGAGCGCAGCTATCTCAGTGCGAGCCATCTCAGTCCGGct gtTCTATTGgaaaattcacgaaattttTGATAAAGTAAATCGAGGAAACCCTCCTGCTTGGCTGGGCATTACAGGCCAGATTATTTGGCGCGATTACTTCTATGCCATGAGCCGGATGAATCCCAAGTTCGATAAGAAACTAGAGAACCCAATCTGTTTACAAATTCCTTGGGTTGAAAACAAagagttttttgaaaaatggtcaAACCGAACCGAATATCCATTCATTGATGCTGGAATGAGGCAACTTAATGAAGAAG ATTTGTGGCTTAGTTGGGACATTGGCGCCGAGTATATGGCAAATCAACTGGTAGATTCCGACTGGTCAGTTAACTCTGGCAACTGGATGTGGGTGTCAAGCTCAGCTTTTGAGCGTTTACTCGGTTGCTCTGTCTGTATCAATTCGGTATTATATGGCAAGCGACTGGAGCCGTCAGGAGACTACATTCGTCGATACGTTCCGGAGTTAGCCAACTTTGAATTCGAGTGTATTCACGAGCCATGGAAGGCTCCCATTGATATTCAGCGTACTGCCAATTGTATAATAG GCTAA